The Myxococcus virescens sequence TACCTGGTGGTGGTGGGCGGCTGGCCCATCATCGCCATCGGCCTGGCGTCGCTGCTGTGCGGCTACGCATACACGGGCGGCCCCTTTCCCCTGGGCTACAATGGCCTGGGTGACGTGTTCGTCTTCATCTTCTTCGGCCTGGTGGCGGTGACGGGGACCTACTACGTGCAGGCGGGGACGGTAGACCCCGCGGCGTGGTGGGCGGCGGTGCCCGTGGGCGCAAGCGGCACCATGCTCATCGTCGTCAACAACCTGCGCGACGTGACGACGGACGTGAAGGCTGGCAAGCGCACCCTGGCGGTCCGCTTCGGCACGGGCGTGGGGAAGGCGGAGTACCTCCTCCTGCTGGTGATGTCGTACGCCACGCCCTTCGCGATGTACGCGCTGAAGCTGGCCAGCCCCTGGGTGTTCCTGTCCCTGCTGAGCCTGCCCCTGGCGGTTCCCCCGTTGCGGCAGGTGTTGAAGCAGGAGGGGGCCGCGCTGAACCCGGCGCTGGGGTCCACGGCCAGACTGCAGCTCGTGTTTGGAGTGCTGTTCGCGTTGGGCCTCTACCTGCGATGATGTGAGGCCATGCGGATTGCCCAGGTTTCGCTCATTCCCCTCCGGTTGGAGCTGCGCCAGCCCCTGAAGACGTCTCACGGGGTGCACGCGGTGCGAGAAGGCTTCCTCGTCCGCGTCGTCGACGAGGAGGGGCGCGAAGGTCTGGGCGAGGCGATGCCGCTGCCCGCGTTCGGCACCGAGTCGCTCGAAGACTGTGGCGTGACGCTGAACGCCTGGCTGTCCGAGCTGAAAGGCCAGTTCCTGGGCGACTCGGTACGGGCCATCGAGGACACGTTGTCGCCGTTCCCCCCTGCCGTGGCGCGAGGCGACGGCGTGCGCATCCGTGCACGTCAGGTGACGCCAGCGGGCGCCATGCCGGCCGCGGAACACGCGCTGGAGCTGGCGCTGCTGGACCTGCTCGCGCAACGCCAGGGTGTACCGCTGTGCTGGCTGCTGGCGGAGGAGGCGCGGACGGAAGTGGCGGTGAACGCGCTGCTGGGCGCCGACACCCCAGAGGCCCTGGCGGAAGAGGCCCGGCAGGCCGTGGCCGAGGGCTTCGGCACGTTGAAGCTGAAAGTCGCCGGCCGGCCGCTGGACGCCGACGAGGCGCGAGTGAAGGCCGTGCGCGACGCGGTAGGGCCGGACGTGAAGCTCCGGCTGGATGCGAACGGCGGCTGGTCCGAGCCCGACGCGAAGCGCGCCCTGGACCGGCTGGGCTGGTACGGCCTGGAGTTGGTGGAGCAGCCCACGCCGCCGGAGGACCTCGCGGCGCTCTGGCGCGTTCAGCGCCGCGCACCCTGCACGGTGGCGGCGGACGAGTCCCTGGCTTCTCCCGATGCGCTCCGGGCGCTGCTGACGGTGGACCCGTTGCTGGGCGGTGGCCCGGCGGTGGGCGCGGTGGTGCTGAAGCCCATGGTGCTGGGCGGACTGTTGCCGTGCCTCGTGGTCGCGATGCGCGCGGCTCGGCTCGGAATGCAGGCCTATGTCACCAGC is a genomic window containing:
- a CDS encoding 1,4-dihydroxy-2-naphthoate polyprenyltransferase: MSTSIPAHGPLSVKPRPGVKHWVMAARPKTLTAALVPVLVGTGLAFGSGVGRLLPALAALLGAVLIQIGTNFINDYYDFKKGADTHERLGPQRVTQSGLIAPGTVLAGAGVCFALATAVGLYLVVVGGWPIIAIGLASLLCGYAYTGGPFPLGYNGLGDVFVFIFFGLVAVTGTYYVQAGTVDPAAWWAAVPVGASGTMLIVVNNLRDVTTDVKAGKRTLAVRFGTGVGKAEYLLLLVMSYATPFAMYALKLASPWVFLSLLSLPLAVPPLRQVLKQEGAALNPALGSTARLQLVFGVLFALGLYLR
- the menC gene encoding o-succinylbenzoate synthase, whose translation is MRIAQVSLIPLRLELRQPLKTSHGVHAVREGFLVRVVDEEGREGLGEAMPLPAFGTESLEDCGVTLNAWLSELKGQFLGDSVRAIEDTLSPFPPAVARGDGVRIRARQVTPAGAMPAAEHALELALLDLLAQRQGVPLCWLLAEEARTEVAVNALLGADTPEALAEEARQAVAEGFGTLKLKVAGRPLDADEARVKAVRDAVGPDVKLRLDANGGWSEPDAKRALDRLGWYGLELVEQPTPPEDLAALWRVQRRAPCTVAADESLASPDALRALLTVDPLLGGGPAVGAVVLKPMVLGGLLPCLVVAMRAARLGMQAYVTSSMDGVVARAGAAHLAAALPSGALASGLAVGRLLAKEPEGHPYHPQRGIIRLSSTPGLGLSSQSLV